A window of the Brassica napus cultivar Da-Ae chromosome C5, Da-Ae, whole genome shotgun sequence genome harbors these coding sequences:
- the LOC111210254 gene encoding AT-hook motif nuclear-localized protein 27, which yields MEGGYEQGGGASRYFHNLFRPEIHHQQLQQQGGINLFDQHHQQQQHQQQQQQPSDDSRESDHSNKDHHQPGLPDSDPATSSSAPGKRPRGRPPGSKNKAKPPIIVTRDSPNALRSHVLEVSPGADIVECVSTYARRRGRGVSVLGGNGTVSNVTLRQPVTPGNSGGGAGGGGVVTLHGRFEILSLTGTVLPPPAPPGAGGLSIFLSGGQGQVVGGSVVAPLVASAPVILMAASFSNAVFERLPIEEEEEGGGGGEEGPPQMQQAPSPSPRSGVTGQGQIGGNVGGYGFSSDPHLLGWGAGTPSRPPFN from the coding sequence ATGGAAGGCGGTTACGAGCAAGGCGGTGGAGCTTCTAGGTACTTCCATAACCTCTTCAGACCAGAGATTCACCACCAGCAGCTTCAACAACAAGGCGGGATCAATCTTTTTGACCAGCATCATCAACAGCAACAACatcagcagcaacaacaacaaccgtCGGATGATTCAAGAGAATCTGATCACTCAAACAAGGATCATCATCAACCGGGTCTACCCGATTCAGACCCGGCTACATCAAGCTCAGCACCTGGGAAACGTCCACGTGGACGTCCACCGGGATCTAAGAACAAAGCTAAGCCACCGATCATAGTCACGCGCGATAGCCCCAATGCGCTTAGATCTCACGTCCTTGAAGTATCTCCTGGAGCTGACATAGTTGAGTGTGTGTCCACTTACGCTAGGCGGAGAGGGAGAGGGGTCTCCGTTTTAGGAGGAAACGGCACCGTTTCTAACGTCACTCTTCGTCAGCCAGTCACTCCCGGAAATAGCGGTGGTGgagccggaggaggaggagttgTGACTTTACATGGAAGGTTTGAGATTCTTTCGCTAACGGGAACCGTTTTGCCACCACCCGCACCGCCAGGTGCTGGTGGTTTGTCAATATTTCTATCCGGTGGGCAAGGTCAGGTGGTTGGGGGAAGCGTTGTGGCTCCGCTTGTTGCATCAGCTCCGGTTATACTAATGGCTGCTTCCTTCTCAAATGCGGTTTTCGAGAGATTGCCtattgaagaggaagaagaaggaggtggtggaggagaagaaGGACCACCGCAGATGCAACAAGCTCCATCACCATCTCCGCGGTCGGGGGTGACCGGCCAGGGACAGATAGGAGGTAATGTGGGTGGTTATGGGTTTTCCAGTGATCCTCATTTGCTAGGATGGGGAGCTGGTACGCCTTCAAGACCACCTTTTAATTAA